A window of the Pseudoalteromonas sp. A25 genome harbors these coding sequences:
- the holB gene encoding DNA polymerase III subunit delta', whose product MMYVWHEPVWQQLVQSQRQQRFHHAQLLHGLAGVGKQALAIELAQALLCEHHQQLVRCGECKSCTLFEANTHPDLLMITSQGQSISVDAIRELASFVHHSAQQGGNKVAVIVNAHKMTHSAANALLKTLEEPNVGRYLLLTCDDISQLSATILSRCAKVQVAVGDKRLASEWLVAQLPQEISYPWLADFSQQPLIVQQWYLNEQLAHIDTLYKFACDIKASHNFASAQKILSDYPDLVNILCLFIQKQLKAKLINGLALQAYNEAQNALYQFMSDNTQVLGLNQPLALSKLVNTLKSTFK is encoded by the coding sequence CTGATGTATGTGTGGCATGAGCCAGTGTGGCAGCAATTAGTGCAAAGTCAACGTCAACAAAGGTTTCATCATGCGCAATTGTTACATGGTTTAGCTGGCGTTGGTAAACAAGCACTGGCGATAGAGCTTGCTCAAGCATTGTTGTGCGAGCATCATCAGCAGCTTGTTAGGTGTGGTGAGTGTAAAAGTTGTACGTTATTTGAAGCAAATACACACCCTGATTTGTTAATGATCACATCACAAGGTCAGAGTATATCGGTAGATGCAATAAGAGAGTTAGCGAGTTTTGTTCATCATTCGGCGCAACAAGGGGGCAATAAAGTTGCTGTGATTGTAAACGCGCATAAAATGACACACTCTGCGGCCAATGCACTGTTAAAAACGCTTGAGGAGCCTAATGTAGGGCGGTACCTGCTGTTGACATGCGATGATATAAGCCAGTTGTCGGCAACTATTTTAAGTCGTTGCGCTAAAGTACAAGTCGCTGTTGGTGATAAAAGGTTGGCAAGTGAGTGGTTGGTGGCACAGTTACCACAAGAAATCAGTTATCCTTGGTTAGCTGACTTTTCACAGCAGCCATTAATTGTTCAGCAGTGGTATTTAAATGAACAGTTAGCGCATATTGATACGCTTTACAAATTTGCATGTGATATTAAAGCAAGTCATAATTTTGCATCAGCGCAGAAAATACTGAGTGATTATCCAGACTTGGTTAATATATTATGTTTGTTCATTCAGAAACAACTAAAGGCCAAGTTAATAAATGGCCTTGCGTTGCAAGCGTATAATGAAGCACAAAACGCGTTGTATCAGTTTATGTCTGATAACACACAGGTATTGGGGTTGAACCAGCCTCTAGCGCTTAGTAAGTTAGTCAACACTTTAAAAAGTACTTTCAAATAG
- a CDS encoding PilZ domain-containing protein, translated as MQELLIDLQDLDELYRCYMATLKQGGLFVKSNARFELGQSVTLRVTLPDELEDHQIVGKVVWITPQGAQNSNPPGAGVSFVEDPDRVNDRIIKQLGTSLNSDKPTYTM; from the coding sequence GTGCAAGAATTGCTTATAGACCTTCAAGATTTAGATGAACTATATCGCTGTTACATGGCAACGTTAAAGCAAGGCGGTTTGTTTGTAAAAAGTAATGCGCGGTTTGAATTGGGACAGAGTGTAACTTTGCGAGTTACCTTACCTGACGAGCTTGAAGATCATCAAATTGTTGGAAAAGTTGTCTGGATAACGCCTCAAGGTGCGCAAAACTCAAATCCACCAGGCGCCGGTGTGAGTTTTGTTGAAGACCCTGATAGAGTTAATGACAGAATTATTAAGCAGTTGGGAACATCCCTAAACTCTGATAAACCCACCTACACCATGTAA
- the mltG gene encoding endolytic transglycosylase MltG, with translation MIKRILLTVVFSLLIIGGFLVYQLDTIHNEPINIDTDLYEVEAGVGFNRLCNDWQKRGYIRSCLKYQIYSKFLPRQFQLKAGVYELRGLRVLEAIAKIHRGEQKQFAFTIIAGETFDDVFRKLAKSPYLTVPEDKQQLQTALKMDTSPEGWFLPETYHYEAYSNAASLLMRANLKMQKVLAQAWQQRVSQLPLESPYQALILASIIEKETGYAPERNTIASVFVNRLNKKMRLQTDPTVIYGLGETFDGDIKRSHLKQYTPYNTYRIKGLPPTPIAMPSADAIYAATQPAETPFYYFVSKGDGQHQFSKSLREHNQAVQKYILKRNNDS, from the coding sequence ATGATAAAAAGAATATTACTGACGGTTGTATTTTCGTTGTTGATAATTGGCGGGTTTCTGGTTTATCAACTCGATACCATACACAATGAACCGATTAACATAGATACTGATTTATACGAAGTAGAAGCAGGAGTGGGCTTTAACCGCCTTTGTAACGATTGGCAAAAGCGAGGGTATATTCGCTCATGTTTAAAATATCAGATTTACTCTAAATTTTTGCCGCGACAATTTCAGCTAAAAGCGGGAGTATATGAATTGCGCGGACTTAGAGTGCTAGAGGCCATAGCAAAAATACATCGTGGTGAGCAAAAGCAATTCGCTTTTACCATTATTGCAGGTGAGACGTTTGATGATGTTTTTCGTAAACTTGCGAAAAGTCCATATCTGACTGTTCCAGAGGATAAGCAGCAACTGCAGACAGCGCTAAAAATGGATACTTCTCCTGAGGGCTGGTTCTTACCTGAGACGTATCATTATGAAGCATATTCTAATGCTGCTTCTTTACTTATGCGAGCAAACCTAAAAATGCAAAAGGTATTAGCACAAGCATGGCAACAGCGAGTCAGCCAATTGCCGCTTGAGTCACCTTATCAAGCACTGATCCTCGCGTCTATTATCGAAAAAGAAACAGGCTATGCGCCAGAGCGAAATACCATAGCGTCGGTGTTCGTCAATCGATTGAATAAAAAGATGCGCTTGCAAACTGATCCAACAGTGATTTATGGTCTTGGAGAGACATTTGATGGAGATATAAAACGCAGCCATTTAAAGCAGTACACGCCTTACAATACTTATAGAATAAAGGGGTTGCCTCCAACACCTATCGCAATGCCTTCTGCTGATGCAATATATGCCGCTACGCAGCCAGCTGAAACTCCATTTTATTATTTTGTATCAAAAGGTGACGGGCAGCATCAGTTTTCAAAAAGCTTGCGAGAACATAATCAAGCGGTGCAAAAATATATTTTAAAGAGAAACAATGACAGCTAA
- a CDS encoding sensor histidine kinase encodes MQYKWCLYFVFVVNVAFAVPQFSDTAQIMRHYDYNSGLSQVTVTALAQDQYGYIWAGTQAGLNRFDGHEFMQFKPKQQDNKSLAGGFVTDLCISADKVWIGTRTGLSVYHSTHGHFTSFLSEQYSEIASDRVISLDCNGPNVVVSLEDSHVYQVNQTSLKPSKISLPGRFIRNVVERSDAYYYLSEQGLMKYIKQSSEAVLLLGGEYEKMSFSAQRVVLISKMQQLVNYDTLYERVLWSRSFTSDSNITLHNVIVNADEVLVTSNNGLYLLDRQGHLINHWYKRSMQTNGLLDNNVITVMRDTNQDLWLGTETRGLHFLSQLSESFGHVGQYNYPHSPLSSPDIRSFAIDKQNRLWFGTSSGLFIFDGKGFEAAYKLYPSLDLLDNSFITQVSIMQEQLWVTTRGNGVVKYDFVSTRLDHLKPDFGNGPELTFNSMLQFNDELLISSRTSGLLKYVADKNTLEPYFHPSIQAPSHISSMKNIAGTLWFGSIGNGLYRFKDGRLENVSTQDGLISDIVFMIEQDQYERVWIASELGISIVNSEFEVERTINQENGLVNTAIWALVFDGFDHMWVGSSGGLSQVHTANYSIHNFSPIDGIQDNEFNYNAAWLAPDGRVFVGGAKGFNQFYPQKVDIDKAEKPLLISHIELLGKPLLPSFDGHLRTSAELADELHLAHDENIVSLQYSSLDYGSDQQQFYYRVLGLSNKWLKLASGVRQVNLLRLEPGEYVVEAYTLNRFNVRSPTHRFAIKVNAPWWWNQHSKALYILIVLLTVLLVVRARQKRYQQVIQANKKMQDLQQRLELSLWASGDELWDWHITNSTIYRHSVSPRVDYGITQTRMTMGDIGQFVHPSDSAFLKEKVEACIAGDAQSYELAIRVKDLEGNWAWVLDRGKVVKRDDTGQAIRIAGALKDIAQLKEHENALQALNEQLEIKVAMRTDELYKKNQKLEQAMMELKHTQDELIESEKMASLGGLVAGIAHEINTPLGVALTALTYNEESMKKVANKLKSKTLSQKDLIKSLEEQGEGYQLIFRNLDRAQNLIGNFKQVAVDQSSEVCRKINLKSYVEDIFTSLAPLTKGKSIEIQVKGSEGIELMTYAGAIYQVLTNLLNNSVIHGFENKASGIVEVELQNDDQYWYINYQDNGVGMSQEMLKSIFDPFVTSKRSQGGCGLGMHIVYNLVTQLLKGEIRCFSEQGKGIKVTIKVPIQDTELEED; translated from the coding sequence ATGCAATACAAATGGTGTCTGTACTTTGTATTTGTTGTCAATGTCGCGTTTGCTGTGCCTCAGTTTTCTGATACCGCGCAGATAATGCGCCACTATGACTACAACAGCGGTTTAAGCCAAGTAACTGTGACTGCGCTTGCACAAGACCAATATGGCTACATTTGGGCTGGGACTCAAGCTGGATTGAATCGGTTTGACGGCCATGAATTTATGCAGTTTAAGCCCAAACAGCAAGATAATAAAAGCTTAGCGGGTGGCTTTGTCACCGATTTGTGTATCAGTGCTGATAAAGTTTGGATAGGCACACGCACCGGTCTGAGTGTTTATCATAGTACCCACGGGCATTTTACCTCTTTTTTGTCTGAACAATATTCAGAAATCGCCTCTGATCGTGTTATTTCATTAGATTGTAACGGCCCAAATGTAGTTGTTTCACTTGAAGATAGTCACGTTTACCAGGTCAATCAAACTTCGTTGAAGCCGAGCAAAATAAGTTTGCCAGGACGCTTTATTCGTAATGTCGTTGAGCGCAGCGATGCATATTATTATTTAAGCGAACAAGGCTTGATGAAATATATTAAGCAATCGAGTGAAGCGGTACTTTTACTTGGGGGTGAGTATGAAAAAATGAGTTTTTCTGCACAGAGAGTGGTACTGATCAGTAAAATGCAACAGCTTGTTAATTACGACACGCTATATGAACGAGTGCTTTGGTCGAGAAGTTTTACGAGTGACTCGAATATTACATTACATAACGTTATCGTTAATGCCGATGAGGTGTTAGTTACTTCTAACAATGGCTTGTATTTACTAGATAGACAAGGCCATTTGATTAACCATTGGTATAAACGCAGTATGCAAACGAATGGTTTGTTGGATAATAATGTGATCACAGTGATGAGAGATACCAATCAAGATCTTTGGCTTGGTACTGAAACTCGAGGATTACATTTTTTGAGTCAGCTCAGTGAATCATTCGGACACGTGGGTCAATATAATTATCCGCATTCTCCTTTATCTAGTCCTGATATTCGTAGCTTTGCAATAGATAAACAGAACCGTCTGTGGTTTGGTACTTCAAGTGGACTGTTTATTTTTGACGGTAAAGGCTTTGAAGCTGCCTACAAACTATATCCATCGCTAGATTTGCTAGACAATAGCTTCATCACTCAGGTTTCGATTATGCAAGAGCAGCTGTGGGTAACAACCAGGGGAAATGGCGTTGTAAAATATGATTTTGTAAGCACTCGCTTAGACCACCTAAAGCCTGACTTTGGCAATGGCCCAGAGCTGACATTTAACAGTATGTTGCAATTTAATGATGAGCTGTTGATCAGCTCTAGAACCTCTGGGTTATTAAAATATGTGGCCGATAAAAATACATTAGAGCCATACTTTCACCCTTCAATTCAAGCGCCTAGTCACATTTCTTCCATGAAAAACATAGCCGGAACACTGTGGTTTGGCTCGATTGGTAATGGCTTATACCGTTTTAAGGACGGCAGGTTAGAAAATGTATCGACGCAGGACGGTTTGATCTCAGATATCGTATTTATGATAGAACAAGATCAGTATGAAAGAGTATGGATAGCGAGTGAGTTAGGCATTTCGATAGTAAATAGTGAATTTGAAGTTGAGCGCACGATTAATCAAGAAAACGGCTTAGTAAATACAGCAATTTGGGCGTTGGTTTTTGATGGTTTTGATCATATGTGGGTAGGGAGTAGTGGAGGGTTAAGCCAAGTTCATACTGCAAATTATTCAATTCATAACTTCTCTCCAATTGATGGCATTCAAGATAATGAATTTAATTACAACGCAGCATGGCTGGCACCTGACGGACGAGTGTTTGTTGGCGGTGCTAAAGGGTTCAATCAATTTTATCCACAAAAAGTTGATATCGATAAAGCTGAGAAACCATTACTGATTAGTCATATAGAGTTACTAGGCAAACCTTTGTTACCAAGCTTTGATGGACATTTACGTACTTCTGCGGAGTTGGCGGATGAGTTGCATCTTGCTCATGATGAAAATATTGTTTCCTTACAATACTCGAGCTTGGATTATGGCTCAGATCAACAGCAGTTTTACTATCGCGTGCTAGGACTAAGTAATAAGTGGTTAAAGCTTGCATCCGGCGTCAGACAAGTAAATTTACTGCGTTTAGAGCCTGGTGAGTATGTTGTAGAAGCTTATACTTTAAATCGTTTTAATGTTCGCTCTCCAACACACCGTTTTGCCATTAAAGTGAATGCCCCGTGGTGGTGGAACCAACACTCAAAAGCCCTCTATATTTTGATTGTGTTGTTAACGGTACTGCTTGTTGTAAGAGCTCGGCAAAAGCGTTATCAACAAGTGATCCAAGCAAATAAAAAGATGCAAGATTTGCAGCAGCGCTTGGAGTTATCTCTTTGGGCTAGCGGTGACGAACTATGGGATTGGCATATTACAAATAGCACTATTTACCGCCATAGTGTATCTCCTCGGGTCGATTATGGCATTACTCAAACTCGTATGACTATGGGTGATATTGGACAGTTTGTGCATCCTAGTGATAGTGCTTTTTTGAAAGAAAAAGTTGAGGCTTGCATTGCAGGAGATGCGCAAAGCTACGAACTAGCGATTAGGGTTAAAGACTTAGAAGGTAATTGGGCATGGGTATTAGATAGGGGAAAAGTGGTAAAAAGGGACGATACAGGTCAAGCGATACGTATTGCTGGTGCTTTGAAAGACATTGCGCAACTAAAAGAACATGAAAATGCCTTACAAGCGCTTAATGAACAGCTAGAAATTAAAGTAGCGATGAGAACAGATGAGCTTTATAAGAAAAATCAAAAGCTTGAACAGGCCATGATGGAGTTGAAGCATACACAAGATGAGTTAATAGAAAGTGAAAAAATGGCGTCGTTAGGGGGGTTAGTTGCTGGAATAGCACATGAGATCAATACTCCACTGGGGGTTGCACTAACAGCTTTGACGTACAATGAAGAGAGCATGAAAAAGGTTGCTAATAAGTTAAAAAGTAAAACACTGAGTCAAAAGGATTTAATCAAGTCACTCGAAGAGCAAGGGGAAGGGTACCAATTAATATTTCGAAATCTAGATCGAGCACAAAACTTGATTGGTAATTTTAAACAAGTGGCGGTTGACCAATCGAGTGAGGTTTGCAGAAAAATTAACTTAAAATCTTATGTTGAAGATATATTCACCTCACTTGCGCCGTTAACTAAAGGTAAGAGTATAGAAATCCAAGTTAAAGGAAGTGAAGGCATTGAGTTAATGACATATGCTGGAGCTATTTACCAAGTATTGACCAATTTGCTTAACAATTCAGTGATCCATGGTTTCGAAAATAAGGCCTCAGGTATAGTTGAAGTTGAACTGCAGAATGATGATCAGTATTGGTATATAAATTATCAAGATAATGGTGTTGGTATGTCGCAAGAAATGCTTAAGAGTATTTTTGACCCATTTGTTACCTCAAAAAGGAGTCAGGGCGGATGTGGATTAGGAATGCATATTGTCTATAATTTGGTTACTCAACTTCTAAAAGGCGAGATACGTTGTTTTTCTGAGCAAGGAAAGGGTATTAAAGTGACCATTAAGGTGCCAATCCAAGATACAGAACTTGAAGAGGATTGA
- a CDS encoding alkaline phosphatase D family protein, translating into MQCAKALPQLLLGPMLRRAEQGQVCIQLVTSTYGKLSAEVSGYQCQTEQKTFRLGTHCFFHILLVRPNSGLFVADTALDYQLLFDDNVVDLSDYTYPSQATTQCIVPKQLQQVLHGSCRNPHHPSRDSLVAADTLINNCKETGVLSPSLLLMSGDQIYADDVAGPMLLAISQLIDCLGLYKEQAHITELPEDIQQQLFNRHQFLPKTPWQACPKYSFSYWFKRGEAHFTSLSAGNHLIYFQEFVACYLLNFGAACWQLIDREKLIYQGTNPKFVKSFTAQAKALEQFIEDLPKAQRLFANVPTLMMFDDHDVTDDWNLTARWEQAIAEHKSSRRIINSGLLSYWLFQGLGNDAMLNSGSLCAEFERSLEVDSWQFKSLDKAINRFSSWHYCLDTTPKVVVMDTRTHRWRNEQNFNEPSGLLDWEMLMELEDTLVDHKEVILVSPAPVFGVKSIEAIQSIFNFFGQPLLVDVENWMAHEGSARKLLEIFRRPDTPKETIILSGDVHYSFCFSVQSRFGKHHNRIWQLTASGIKNEFPKKLINLLDKLDSIFYAPWSPLNYFTKRWHMEVNKHPLQCDAAKQPYLVSDSAISLITLEEAKLVRYQLLHPGGRIQEFSLDTD; encoded by the coding sequence ATGCAGTGCGCTAAAGCGTTACCTCAATTATTACTTGGCCCGATGCTTAGACGAGCTGAGCAGGGCCAAGTTTGCATACAACTGGTTACCAGTACTTATGGTAAGTTGTCTGCAGAGGTTTCTGGGTATCAGTGTCAAACTGAGCAAAAAACTTTTCGTTTAGGCACGCACTGTTTTTTTCACATTTTATTAGTGCGCCCTAACTCTGGGTTATTTGTTGCCGATACCGCGCTGGATTATCAGTTATTATTTGATGATAATGTTGTTGATCTTAGTGACTACACATACCCCTCTCAAGCTACTACACAGTGTATTGTTCCAAAACAATTGCAGCAGGTTTTGCACGGCTCATGTCGTAACCCACACCATCCAAGCAGAGACAGTCTGGTTGCTGCTGATACTTTAATTAATAACTGTAAGGAAACAGGAGTACTGTCGCCAAGCTTGCTGTTAATGTCGGGTGATCAGATTTATGCCGATGATGTTGCCGGTCCGATGTTGTTAGCGATTAGTCAGCTAATTGACTGCTTAGGTCTTTACAAAGAGCAGGCCCACATTACTGAACTACCTGAAGATATTCAGCAGCAGTTGTTTAATCGACATCAATTTTTGCCCAAGACTCCTTGGCAGGCGTGTCCAAAATACAGCTTCAGTTACTGGTTCAAGCGTGGCGAAGCCCATTTTACAAGTCTAAGTGCAGGCAACCATTTAATCTATTTTCAAGAGTTTGTTGCGTGCTATCTACTAAATTTTGGTGCGGCGTGTTGGCAACTGATTGATCGTGAAAAATTGATATATCAAGGCACCAATCCTAAGTTTGTTAAATCATTCACGGCTCAAGCAAAAGCGCTTGAGCAGTTCATTGAAGATTTACCTAAAGCTCAGCGGCTTTTTGCCAATGTCCCAACGCTTATGATGTTTGACGATCATGATGTGACAGATGATTGGAATTTGACTGCCCGATGGGAGCAGGCCATTGCTGAACATAAGAGTAGTCGAAGGATAATTAATAGCGGATTGTTGAGTTACTGGCTGTTTCAAGGGCTGGGTAATGACGCAATGCTTAATAGTGGCAGCTTATGTGCGGAATTTGAACGCAGCCTCGAGGTCGACAGTTGGCAATTTAAGTCGCTGGACAAAGCCATTAATCGTTTTTCGAGCTGGCACTATTGCTTAGACACCACCCCCAAAGTGGTTGTGATGGACACTCGCACGCATCGATGGCGAAACGAGCAAAACTTTAATGAACCCAGTGGTTTGCTTGACTGGGAAATGCTGATGGAATTGGAAGACACATTAGTTGATCATAAAGAAGTTATTTTGGTATCGCCAGCGCCAGTATTTGGTGTGAAATCAATTGAAGCGATTCAGTCTATTTTTAACTTCTTTGGCCAGCCATTATTGGTAGATGTTGAAAATTGGATGGCACATGAGGGTTCTGCACGTAAGCTACTCGAAATATTTAGACGCCCCGACACACCTAAAGAAACAATTATTTTATCGGGTGACGTGCATTATTCATTTTGTTTTTCTGTACAAAGCCGATTTGGTAAACATCATAATAGGATCTGGCAATTAACAGCATCAGGTATAAAAAATGAATTCCCAAAAAAGCTCATAAATCTTTTAGATAAGTTGGACTCAATTTTCTATGCCCCGTGGAGCCCCCTCAACTATTTTACAAAACGTTGGCATATGGAGGTAAATAAACATCCGTTACAATGCGACGCCGCGAAGCAGCCTTATTTGGTGTCAGATAGTGCCATTAGTTTGATCACCTTAGAGGAAGCCAAGCTTGTTCGCTACCAGTTACTTCATCCTGGCGGCAGAATTCAAGAGTTTTCATTGGATACCGATTAA
- the tmk gene encoding dTMP kinase, whose amino-acid sequence MTAKFIVIEGLEGAGKSTAMAICQQFLQQHKVDFVQTREPGGTALAESLRSLIKQQHEELVASETELLLMYAARAQLLHNVIRPALTQGKWVLGDRHDMSSQAYQGGGRGLPADTLKALSNIVLQGLKPDLTIYLDIPPSVGLARAKGRGELDRIELEALSFFERTRARYLQLAQADEQCVVINADQTIEKVHADILVALEQFYKRVNA is encoded by the coding sequence ATGACAGCTAAATTTATCGTAATTGAGGGCTTAGAAGGTGCCGGAAAGTCAACAGCGATGGCAATATGCCAACAATTTTTACAGCAACACAAGGTTGACTTTGTACAAACTAGAGAGCCCGGTGGTACCGCATTGGCTGAGTCATTGCGAAGTCTCATAAAACAACAGCATGAAGAATTAGTAGCCAGTGAAACCGAGTTATTGTTGATGTATGCTGCAAGAGCACAGTTGTTGCACAATGTTATTCGACCTGCATTGACGCAAGGCAAGTGGGTGCTTGGGGATAGACATGATATGTCATCTCAAGCCTATCAAGGAGGTGGCCGAGGTTTGCCTGCGGATACGCTTAAAGCTTTGTCTAATATTGTGTTACAAGGACTTAAGCCTGACTTAACCATTTATTTAGATATTCCGCCGTCAGTGGGTCTAGCGCGCGCAAAAGGGCGTGGCGAATTAGATAGAATTGAATTAGAAGCTTTAAGCTTCTTTGAGCGAACTCGAGCACGATATTTACAATTGGCGCAAGCAGACGAGCAATGTGTCGTAATTAATGCGGATCAGACTATTGAAAAAGTGCATGCAGATATTTTAGTTGCGCTCGAGCAGTTTTATAAGCGAGTTAATGCCTGA
- a CDS encoding TatD family hydrolase, which translates to MIVDSHCHLDRLDFEKLGQQLPAVLEAARAKQVEHFLCVSVTLDQFPSMLDAISEYDDVSASCGVHPLDQKDVLDKARLSALANHSKVVAIGETGLDYYYSQDTHKVQQDSFVGHIEVANELNKPLIIHTRDAKADTINLMKAHNAQNCGGVLHCFTEDWAMAKQALDLGFYISISGIVTFKNAVELKEVVKQIPLDRLLIETDSPYLAPVPHRGKTNQPAYVQDVAYYIANLKGITYKELAKSTTDNFYNLFSLALRADAVR; encoded by the coding sequence ATGATTGTAGATTCACATTGCCATTTAGATAGGCTTGATTTTGAAAAGCTTGGCCAACAGTTACCAGCGGTATTAGAGGCTGCACGTGCTAAGCAAGTTGAACACTTTTTATGTGTCAGCGTCACACTTGACCAGTTTCCCAGTATGCTTGATGCTATCAGCGAGTATGATGATGTTTCAGCATCATGCGGTGTTCACCCGCTAGATCAAAAAGATGTGTTAGATAAAGCAAGATTAAGTGCATTGGCGAACCACTCTAAAGTTGTCGCTATTGGTGAAACTGGCTTGGATTACTATTATTCTCAGGACACGCATAAAGTACAGCAAGATAGTTTTGTGGGCCATATAGAAGTGGCCAACGAACTTAATAAGCCCTTAATCATTCATACTCGCGATGCCAAAGCTGATACGATTAACTTGATGAAAGCGCATAATGCGCAAAATTGTGGTGGCGTACTGCATTGCTTTACAGAAGATTGGGCAATGGCAAAGCAAGCTTTAGATTTAGGGTTTTACATCTCTATTTCGGGCATTGTAACGTTTAAAAATGCAGTTGAGCTAAAAGAAGTGGTTAAACAAATTCCTTTAGATAGGTTATTGATTGAAACTGACTCTCCATACTTAGCACCTGTTCCTCATCGTGGTAAAACTAACCAACCAGCCTATGTTCAAGATGTTGCATATTATATTGCTAACTTAAAAGGTATTACTTACAAAGAACTAGCAAAATCTACCACCGATAACTTTTATAACCTATTTAGCCTGGCACTTCGCGCGGATGCAGTGCGCTAA
- a CDS encoding DUF3083 family protein — protein MASMTLNRVYIPTNARNNQYILAEFKPAEQFYACFDDVQSCYERLSRQLFALCDEYELHNVHMIANDKLPIVRFHEESYCLQTPKQMLFFYNPKYHEAHKSYWDENIKARKISLLFLATGSDIRANAANFHSRVKRTLDALLETNKNISSNELRVRDHQHLTYDIFAKAKGNKESYGYKLRSLYPRYQARNCHLPDAHSEMTYATFSLPVTRALKTEYQHLIKQGDYSLFYSAIEDAFLSSCADKQLSLCAFVADGRLPLVRNSQIDKNSANSELQKLSFDTESDKVQTSSIWESDKLVDTMNFVIVAHASNKKDMGYGRFMNSVESAIHAFADKLRVNPEKQDVNVRFFQHISYQY, from the coding sequence ATGGCTTCTATGACACTCAACCGCGTCTATATTCCAACCAATGCGCGAAACAACCAGTATATTCTCGCAGAATTTAAACCAGCAGAGCAATTTTATGCTTGCTTTGATGACGTGCAAAGCTGTTACGAGCGATTATCTCGTCAGTTATTTGCTCTGTGCGATGAGTATGAGCTACATAATGTACACATGATCGCAAATGATAAACTGCCTATCGTGCGCTTTCATGAGGAATCATATTGCTTACAAACACCAAAACAAATGCTGTTTTTTTACAACCCTAAATATCATGAAGCACACAAATCGTACTGGGATGAAAACATCAAGGCCCGTAAGATATCTTTGTTATTTTTGGCTACGGGTAGCGATATTAGGGCGAATGCAGCTAACTTTCACTCACGAGTAAAGCGCACACTCGACGCACTACTTGAAACGAACAAAAATATCTCTAGTAATGAATTAAGAGTGAGAGATCACCAGCACTTAACTTACGATATTTTTGCAAAGGCCAAAGGCAATAAAGAAAGCTATGGCTATAAGCTGAGAAGTTTATATCCACGTTATCAAGCAAGGAATTGTCACCTACCAGATGCTCACTCTGAAATGACTTATGCGACTTTCAGTTTGCCTGTAACACGCGCACTTAAGACTGAATATCAGCACCTTATCAAGCAGGGTGACTACAGCCTATTTTATAGTGCCATTGAAGATGCTTTTTTATCTAGCTGTGCTGACAAACAACTGTCACTATGTGCATTTGTTGCCGATGGTCGATTACCCCTTGTTAGGAACAGTCAAATTGATAAAAACAGCGCCAATAGTGAGTTGCAAAAACTGAGCTTTGATACCGAAAGCGATAAAGTACAAACATCTTCAATATGGGAAAGCGACAAACTAGTCGACACCATGAACTTTGTTATCGTTGCACATGCATCAAACAAAAAAGATATGGGTTATGGGCGCTTTATGAATAGTGTAGAGAGCGCTATCCACGCTTTTGCAGATAAATTACGTGTTAACCCAGAAAAGCAAGACGTGAACGTTAGGTTTTTCCAGCACATCAGTTATCAGTACTAA